DNA from Thermococcus argininiproducens:
ATGAGATTCCTCTTGTACAAAAATGCATAGATCCCCATAAATATCATCAGGAATGCAGTTACAAATTGTAAGGGTATCACTTTTTCCACCTCCTGAACAATGCAATTGCGAATAACGCACTAACTAACCCTGTGTATACTTTTAAACCCACAGCTAAGTTCATTATGGGCAAATATCCTGCCGAAAGAAGGCTTCCAGGTTCTCCATTGAAAATCGGTCCTTCATGCCACAGGGTGTTATAAAAGAACACGACGCCAAAACCAAGCATGCCCATTGCTAGAAATACCAATCCACCGATACCTTCCAGAGTAGAGTATAACGTCTTGTTAATCCTGTTTTTTGTCTCGCTAAGACCAAAAGCTATTAAGAAAAGAACCCCTGCACCCGCTACAGTAGCACCACCTTGGAATCCACCTCCAGGTGTGAGGTGCCCATGAGCAATTACATAAGCACCAAATATTCCAATAAGAGGTATAGTAACTCTCGCCATTGTTTTAACTATAAGACCCATGTCATTATTTTGGCTGTTCATTCCTCTTCCCTCCATTTT
Protein-coding regions in this window:
- a CDS encoding Na(+)/H(+) antiporter subunit B; translation: MNSQNNDMGLIVKTMARVTIPLIGIFGAYVIAHGHLTPGGGFQGGATVAGAGVLFLIAFGLSETKNRINKTLYSTLEGIGGLVFLAMGMLGFGVVFFYNTLWHEGPIFNGEPGSLLSAGYLPIMNLAVGLKVYTGLVSALFAIALFRRWKK